A window from Melopsittacus undulatus isolate bMelUnd1 chromosome Z, bMelUnd1.mat.Z, whole genome shotgun sequence encodes these proteins:
- the RPS6 gene encoding small ribosomal subunit protein eS6, with product MKLNISFPATGCQKLIEVDDERKLRTFYEKRMATEVAADSLGEEWKGYVVRISGGNDKQGFPMKQGVLTHGRVRLLLSKGHSCYRPRRTGERKRKSVRGCIVDANLSVLNLVIVKRGEKDIPGLTDTTVPRRLGPKRASKIRKLFNLSKEDDVRQYVVRKPLNKEGKKPRTKAPKIQRLVTPRVLQHKRRRIALKKQRTQKNKEEAAEYAKLLAKRMKEAKEKRQEQIAKRRRLSSLRASTSKSESSQK from the exons ATGAAG CTGAACATCTCTTTCCCAGCCACTGGGTGCCAGAAACTCATTGAAGTGGATGATGAGCGCAAGCTGAGAACATTCTATGAGAAGCGGATGGCCACAGAGGTTGCAGCTGATTCTCTTGGTGAGGAGTGGAAG GGTTATGTCGTCCGAATCAGTGGTGGCAATGACAAACAAGGGTTCCCTATGAAGCAAGGTGTCCTGACTCATGGACGTGTCCGCCTTCTGCTCAGCAAGGGACACTCCTGTTATCGCCCAAGAAGAACTGGAGAGAGAAAACGCAAATCTGTCCGTGGTTGCATCGTTGATGCCAACTTGAGTGTTCTGAACTTGGTCATTGTGAAAAGG G GTGAAAAGGATATTCCTGGGCTGACAGACACCACTGTGCCCCGTCGCCTTGGTCCCAAGAGGGCTAGCAAAATCCGCAAGCTGTTCAACCTTTCGAAGGAGGATGATGTTCGCCAGTATGTTGTGAGGAAGCCTCTAAACAAAGAGG GCAAGAAACCCAGAACCAAGGCTCCTAAGATCCAGCGACTGGTGACTCCTCGAGTTCTGCAGCACAAGCGCAGACGTATTGCCCTGAAGAAGCAGCGCACCCAGAAGAATAAGGAGGAGGCGGCAGAATATGCGAAGCTGTTGGCCAAGAGAATGAAG gaagCCAAGGAGAAACGCCAGGAACAGATTGCGAAGAGACGCCGGctttcttcattgagagcttCTACATCTAAGTCTGAGTCAAGTCAGAAGTAA